The Neodiprion lecontei isolate iyNeoLeco1 chromosome 6, iyNeoLeco1.1, whole genome shotgun sequence sequence CAGCTAAGACAATTATTCTACCCCGTATTATGCAATACCTAGTCAATGGCGATTCTCGACGTTCGTATTTCCGTGTAattgaaagagagagagagagaaatgagTATAAGAAACAAAACCTGTTGCcgaaagataaaaattcaGCTGCCAATAAACAAGTAACAACCGAATCAGCTGCATCTACGAGTAtgaagtttaaatttttttttcctcctttccaTTTTATCTTTCAAATATCCAGCACTCGTCCAAAGTCATACATTATAAAACTTATCAATATACATAACTAAAATCGATTACATATATACTCATTCTACAATTATTGATATTAatagagaaataaaaacaacaaaaatattaataatttatgtacACGAATAATGATTTGGACCAGCCAACATATAGCACAGATATGTTCAATTCTGAATTCACATATACCTCTATATCGGACGATATCTAAAGCATAATCAAAGTTTGCGAATTCTTCCACTTTTATTACGCTTCCTCTTTCACCAGTCATTTTCCTTCGTTTCAACTCATCGCCCGATGAAACATCTACGCAGTTTtctttataataataaattactatTTTCTACCGTGACCCTGGCCTATTACAGCAGGCTTTGGGTGCCCTAAGAGACGCGCTTCGACGTTCTTCGTTTCGCTGATCCAACCGCGGTATACCGTAAAAGAGAGATTTCTTTGACGGAAAAATAACAATCCGCTCGGCTCGTTACATTCCTGACTCAGCTATGCCCTCGTCATCTGAAAATCATTCGGATCTTTCGTTTCTCTCATTAATTCCGCGCGACGATTATCCTACACACCTTCCACAACCATGCCCAATGCAATAACGACAAAATTATACTCTCTGCATGTATTCGTTTCTAATCTAATCGCAAATGAACGTCAAGTAGTCGAGAATCAGTACAGCAAAGGACCAGAGTTACGGTTGTTAGTGAGAACCAATATGGCGAAAGCATCGCGTTACTCGTTTATCCACTCATTTCTGTTCTCCTTTCACTTCACATTTCTCGTTAGGCGCATGCATCACACATATCTAGTGTACAAAAAGCGTGCATGAAAAAcagcaaatgaaatttaccCTCGTCGGAGGAATGACCAGAGTCTGAAGGTCACCTTTCCTTCTCAGCCTCGGCTGGgttctttgaattttcaacagaGCTTCGGTTCTTCcctaaattcaaaattaataaagGTACAGAAGTAAGCGGATCCGCTCCACTTAGCGATTCGTTAATACGGCAGCTATACCCTCCGGTTTGTGAATTTCGTTCGTGTTTCAACGTCGGTCGCACAGTTCCGTAACGTATGTAATTAACCAAGCGCCATCACCACGTAAGATTAGGAGCCAAGTATACGAATATATGTAGACCGACTTCGCTATATTACGGACAATTAATCGTCACTTGAAAACTATCGAATTGGACCATTGCTCGAAAAAGAAgcgagggtaaaaaaaatcgacccGCTACCACGAAGCAATATTCCTTGGCGGTTTTAAAGACAGTCGGCCGTTATCCCGCCACCAAGATAGATCGTATcgtaatattatatgtaaGTGTGAGCgataaaatgattttcacTTTCAACAAGTATCCGCGCCGCTTGGAAGACGTCTCCTCACTTACCTTCGAATCCTTGATTGTCGTGAATTTCCCTAATCGGTCCGATGTTGTCCTGCCCTTCCAAGACAGCAAGCAAACACTGATGTATGCAAATGTACTGCTGCTCGGTCTGCACCATCCAGACCCTCTCCTTCCTCATGGCGCAGACAATGCCGAATATATCGACGTAATCTGATACCAAAATCTGTTGCAGTATCCTGTCCAAGGTGATGAAAGTGCCGCTTCTGCCGACCCCGGCGCTGCAGTGAACCACGATGGGTCTCTGATCGGGCCCAACGCGTTCCCTGAAAGCTCGCACAAATCTCGCCAAGGTTTGCGGCGGGCTTGGAACCCCGAAGTCGGGCCAGGTCATGAAGTGGAAGTGCTGGATTTCCCGCTCGACTTTGCCCTGTTCAACCGTGGGTATTCGGAATAAAAATCTATGCCCAGAAAACGTTGGATTTCAAATGGTGCACCGCTCACCTTGCACAACATGAAGTTCCTTATGCGCCAGTCGGGATATTGCCACTCGTTCAGCATAGTGACGCAAATCTCGTCGTAGTATGCCGGAAGCGTGTCCTCGGGAAAGTAACGATCGCATTTCTCTCTTCCCTTCTCTATGCAACGCGTCAGCATCACTATTGCCTGACTATTGCTCTCCCAAACCATTCGCCAGAAGTCGCCGCGCGTCGAATGCAGCGGTCCTTGCGTGACGATGAACTCCCTCGGCGAGTTGTGACCCTGCATGTGTCGGAAATCGCGAGTTTAAATTCCCTGCGCCTCGAGGCGGTACACGGGTTTTTTATACCCGGATCTACTTACCGGCACGTAGTTCGCGTTTATGTAGTCCGAACCTTCCTCGTCGTCGACTGGCTGCAGTTTAAACCTGCTATGATCGTAAGGGAGGATGTTGGTGAAGCGGTTCTTCGGCCGATTGCAAGGTAGATCGGCCGCCGTGCAGGGCTGATCTCTGCCGACGTGTTTCAGCTCCTCAAACTCCTCGGAGAAACGGAAATCGGAATCCGCGGACATCATTCGATAGTGATCCGCGAAGTTTTCCACCCGTATTGGACGGCTGCGGAAATTCGTGGTATTAGTTTGAGGAAAGCCGTATTTCCGCAAAGGGAAATCACATTCACTCACCTTATCTCAATTACACTTCCAGGCAACGATAGATCGTCGGTAACTCGTGTTTCCGTCGTTTTTCTACCTTGACTTCTCCTTCGTCTTATTATCAGACCGAGCCCTAAGAATGTCAGCAGTAAAACGATCGGAACTGTAACGCCGACAATGATAGCCGTATTGTCCTTGtctgttgagaaaatttttggaaagcATTATATTGTGCGTCTACGTATCATCTAGAACGAATATATACAATTTATGCTGTTTGGCAAGACGATAATCTCACCTGCGACTAGTAATCCTGTGGAAAGACATGAGTAGAAATTTtacgtaaattattttcatttataatgtCGTCGTGACAAATTGAACCGGGAATCAAGCTTACCTGTCTGAATGGGAAAACTGTAACTGGTATCGGTGAACTTGTCAGGAGCCGTGAATGCCCGGACCTTTACTTTGTACGTCGAGCCAGATTTCAACGGGCCGTTACAGTAGCCGGTTTTACCGTCGCAATTTTCTCCACCGATCGTAAAGTCTTCGACGGAGCCATTTTTGAACGGGTAATAAGGTTCCATTACCTGCAAAGGTAATGCGCGGATAATATAAAATTGGTTTCATTCCAGTGAGCAATGTTATAGTCGAAGTAAGAAATAGCGGATGAGAGGCGGAAGACACTCGATCTGAAACGCGTCGTGCATAATACTGCTTTGTGAAGATTCGAAGGCTACCTGAACGATCAGTTGCCTCGTACGAGAAACGAGATAAATCAGTGTTTCCATGATGCACCTGCCGCGATTAATCAATTCCGATCACCTCAGCACCAGAGGCAACACTAGCGAGTGTGGATCACATGAAATTATCAGTAGTGTCTTCTTCACCAGTACTGTTTACTGGCGTGTATAATACGCTCTGGCAACGTGCATGAGCACACGAGTCCCCCCAGAGGGATTGCGAATTCATGAGCAGGCTCGACGGCCGTTCGCTGAATTCAATGCAAACAACGAGCCATTGAATACTAATGAAATCTTTGTCTATATGCACGTTTCGTCGTAACTACCCACAGCTCAACTGGTGGGCACATTGTTAATTTTCCTTATCCAAAAACGTGTGACCTTCAGTTGTCGGCGATTTGCAATCGGGATTTGATTCGCCAATTACAATCAGTTTTTTACCTCAGGTCAAATACCCTGTTCCTCAAGGCTGAATGCTGTTGTCGAATATTACCTGATACGGAGGCCAGATGCTGTAACCTTGGACGTCTTTCCAGCTGGGCATTTCCAGACCGGAGGCATTTTTGCTGTCGTCCTCGGCGACGATGATGGTGTAGGAAGTGACAGCTCCGTTCTGTTCGCTGAAGTAGTTTTTCCTGAAACGTATCTGGATGGTGGTGCTGCTTCTGCATACCTCCGAGGGTACGACCTGAGTCGGAGGCTTCGGAGGCGCCAGAATTGgcattttttgtttccaaaCGACCTCCGGCCCGAAGCCGATCCTCGTTTCCGCCTGGATTCGAAATATGTACGTCTTTCCTGGTATCAGCGATTTGATCACGCCCTGCAACTCGGTCGGTTTGAAGTCCTTGACTTGCGTGTGAGTCGAGCCCTGAAATTGGGATGGAAAATACTGTGAGTccaattttttcctcgttcTTTGAACGACCGCAGAattgaaattcagaaaatgGTATGTACCGCGTCTCTGCATATCGGTCTCTCTCTTTCAATTCTAggatacaataaaatattcattcattcattctctCACCTCCAGTCCGTACGTGATGCTGAACTTCCGAATGACTCCATTCTGATCCTGGCTCGGCAGGGACCACTCGAAGGTGATGTCGCTTGGCGAGACGTTCGAAGGTTGGAACACCTCGACTTTTCCCGGATAAGATTCGCTCGTTGTAAAGCTGGCGCTTACCGGACTTGATTTTCTCAAGAAGGTCGACTCGGTTCCGGATATCACGACCAGCGTGAATGTGTAATTGCGATGAGGCCTCAGATTGTTTATGGTAATCGAGTTGCGATTTGTCACGTTTTGGATCAGGCTCTCCTCCAGACTTTCGTCCGTGCTTATGTACTGCACTTCGAACGCGTCGTATTCGCCTCGAGGCACATCCCATTCCAACGTTATCCTCGTATCGTTTATGTTCACCGCGTGTATCCTCGTCACTCGTTCAGGGACTATGAGAAGACGACGAAAGTTGAGTTAGTAAGTGGTCGGACCAAAACGGATCTGATTCTGTATTGAACTCTTGATACGTTTTCACTTCAAGAAACTGATACTTCAACAGGAAAAGCGTGACTGCTGATTTTTCGAGCAGTTAAACACCAAGCACATAAAACCACTGACACAGACTCACCTGTACGATATTTGCAGCGAGCCAACCCAAATTGCGATTTGGATAATTACAGTATTTACCGAAGTTATTATTTATCAACTGAATAGTTTTCTACTCACATAATCTGTCCTGCCTGAGTAGCGGTTGACTCTCGACGTTGTCGCTAACCGTCCAGGCAGTtacgttgtacaattttcccGGTGTCAAACCGCTGAACGTCACCTTGTTCTCGGTATCGTTaaccattttttctttaatggTGTTGTTCGAGTCGCTGATACTGAACCGATAAAGATCGAAACGGGACGACTGTACTGGCGTCGGTGTGTAAAGGAGGGTCAATGAGTCGGGGTAATCTTGGTCGATGACAACCACGACTTCGGACTGGATTAACGGCACTGTGTTAACAAGGTAATCGACGTAAAGTTACGAACAAACAAGACGAAGTTTAGAATCGATagctgaatttttaaagatacGTAAATGTTATTGAATTTGCATTTCTTTATTCTGTTCTTCCCGCTGTATTATCTTTCCGctatttcgtttcatttcttcttcgcTGCAGCTGCCACTATTGATATCGTAAcaatggttcgattagtcgtGCGCAAAACACGGTGCTTTGTTAAGGTAACACCGAATGATCGAAAACTGCACGAAGCGAGAAAAACAGGTTAATTGCAACGAAACGAATTCGACTCATTTGCAATTCCACACTTCACGTCATACCAAACAGTCATTTGAAAactcagtaaaaaaaaaacaggcaCGTCTGCATGCAAATCTCAAATACGGAATGACTTAGCGTCTCAAGGCAGACATCCTACTCACTTGTTCTCGTAGTGAGATTGGTCACGTCGCTGACCAGGTTGTAGGACACGGTGTAAACCGAGAACGAGTACTCCATGCCTGGTGTCAACTCGCCAATCAGTTCCTTCCTCAATTGCACACCTTCCTTCGGAccagaagcagcagcagcggcagaaACCGTACTCTCTGTGACGTTCTTAGTGCGAATAGAATCGCTATCGTTCACCAACCACCATCTTATCACATACGTCTCTATCCTGCCCTCTGGCCTCGGCCATTCCAAGGTAACATTAGTAGAGTCCGAAGTCAGCGTGATGTTTAGTACTGGATTTGGTTCTGAAAAAGATTCACGTTACATAGAATCTGCTGAAGGttttgagatttttctttccctgCTTCCGCGTGTCAACAATTATTTCGTACTCACGAATTGTCTGATTTACTTGCAGCGAATCCAAGCTCTCGATCCCGAAGCTGACCGTGTTTACCCTGATGATGTACCGTTCGCCGGGTGTCATGTCATCTATTTCAGCCTCGGTATTGCTCAAGCTCGCCACATCGTGCCAGGTGGTATCATCCTCGGTTTGATAACGAATGGCGAATTCCGTGAACATGGAATCTGTCGGTGCCTCCCACCGTACGACGACCCCGTTCCTCCGCACTTTCTCAATGCTCAAATTCTTCGGCGGATGAGGGACTGAAGAAGTCACAGGTATACAGGTGAATTTAATACCCAATCATTGGAGAGATGTTACATTTGGAagtcattgaaaattttgatattacTTACGGACAGCCTGAAAGTGGACGTGGGGCTCACTTCTGAGGCCATGGCTGATCGCGACGACCCGAATCTCGTACCCTGCACCCGGAAACAAGTCCTTTAGATCGATGTGAGACTCGATAGTCGAGGTCGTCGTACTCTCCCCGGTGTCATTTCTGTTGTGAGTAACCTCGAACTTCTCCTGACGCGAGTTTACGTCGCTCTTCCAAGATATGTTCAGCCCCTTTTCGATCGATTTAAGATCCTCGATGATCGGACTGGCCGGTCGGGTCACTTGGTATATCACCGACTCAACTGATTCAGCCTTGTTGCTCATAGCCTGGACACTTATCGAGTAGTTCCGACCCGGAAGAAGCGCGTCCAACGTCAccttaaattttcacaaccgTCACCTATTACGCTATCGTTTCATCGTGAAAATTCCGTAAATGCATGACATGAATTGGCTTTGTGCCAGAAATTTCGACTCTGCGAAGCGTGTCGATACCTTTACCTTCGTTTTATCGACTGTCAGAGACGTCGTATCGCCGGTAAGTCTTTCCACTTCGTCGTACGAAAGCTTGTAGCTGTCCTGAGTGCTAGCGTTGTTTGGAGTCCAGGAGACCTCGACCATTCCGGTCTGCTCATCCGTCACAGCTCGGAGATCTCTGACAGGTAACGGTTCTGAAGAAAGTGCAATTAGTCATGACAATCGCAATGAAAACACGAGGATTCCCTTCCTGCGACGATACTCACCCAACGTTATATCCCCGGTCGCTGGCCAGCTGGTGACTTTGCCAGACACCGTCTTTACAATCACCTGATAGGTCTTTCCGGGCTCCAAATCCTTGAAATCGAGCCACCTCTCATCGTCCCGGCTTCTGGTGACCGGAGTCTGCCGCCTCGTCGCCAGAGACACTTGGTACTTGTCGAACTCGGACGTCCCGTTCTGGGAGTCCCAGAGGACTCGGAAAGACGTCGGAGTCAGGTACCTTCTATCGAAAGTGACGTTCAACGGGCGAAGCGGAACTGTTCGATATTGGGCGGTCGTTGGGGCCGAAGTCTCGTCCTCCGACACGGTTTGTACCGATATGTTGTAGGCTCTTCCTGAAGGAATAAATAAACGGAAGATTCGAAGCTGCGTCCGGCGTTTAACGCCGATTGCTGCTCCTTGGAAGTGGAAACTCACCTGGAACGAGGCCTTTGAATGCAGCCTGCGCTGGTCCCGGGGGTTCGCCCTCCTTCTCGACGTACAAAACGGACTCGATCGCATCCGGTGGATCGATGCTCACCTTGTAGTGGGTGTATATACCGGCTGGATACGGCGGCTGCCACAACACCAGAAGCGTTGTCTCGTTTCGGAACCAAACGATGAACTTTCCCGGTGTATTTGGCTCTGGGGATTGAGAGCATTAAGCCGTTAGGGGTCATCTGCCGAAATTCGAGACGTCAAGGCTTCTCAAACACTTTATCGAGAAGCGAATATGGTGCAAGAAAGCAAGAACACTTGATTAAATAAACGGACGGTCAGATAAATCCGTAAATATTGCGACAGTTGCTGATCGCGCGAACAAACATCGCGAGGCTTCGATCCGAACGATAAACAACACTGTAAGTGTAAGAAGAACAAGGGAGATGATGACGATTAGTCATCcaacttgttgaaaaatatatcctaCAAGATGGCCGTGCATGTTTTTATCGCCGTCATAGAAGACGTGAAAATTGAGCGTCAATGACTTACTGGTCGTGAAGTTCCTGCTCGTGTAGGCCACGCTCTCGTTCGCATCGAGCACGGTGAACAGCTGCAAAGAATATGTAGCTCCGGGTATGAGATCCTGAAATGTATAGGTGGCCACATCGGCCGGAACAAGGCTTGTCTTGGGACTACTCGTGTCACTGAAACTCTGAACCCGCAGTCGGAATCCGGAATAATTACCCTGCGCGGGTGGAGCCCAAGAAACGGTAGCCGATTTTCCATTGCGAACGGTCACCGTGAGATTCGAGGGTGGATCGGGTgctgaaaattattacatcGATCAGGTTTGAGCTAGTGCTAACGGTAAGTAGCCGGGAATCGAATGTGGAAACGTTCGTCACCGGCAAGGGCCGATGACCAAAGTACTTTTCCACGTTTGCTTCAGCTCCGAGGCACGTTTAGCTTAACACTTATCATAACGCCATTATACACTGCAGAACGGACGTTAATTAATGACCTGTAGTTATCGAGGCGGTCCACGTGAGCCAGTCGTTGAGCGTCGAGTTGCTGTAGTAGAGCCAGAACTCGTACTTTGTACCGGGAAGAACGTTCGTGAATTTGATCTCGTCGCCAATTTCATCCGACGATATCCTCGTGTTCGGCGGCGGATAACCGATCGCCGGACTGTAATCGAGCCTGTACCACGAGTCCCCTTGACTCAGATTTCCCGGTATCTCGATCGCCAAATCGGTCGAGTACGTCACCTGAAAAGAAGGATAAGAAGCCACATGTAGAGGACCCTCTCACCGCCAGTTACTGGGGGAAAAGATCTTTCGAGCTTTCGATCGCCGTTGAAAACGCAAGTAAAAGACCAAGGGAAATGATAGCAAAAGTGTACCGCAACAACCATAATCACAATCCGGTCCATCAAGAGCCTTTTGATTCTTGACCCGGATCGTGAACGACG is a genomic window containing:
- the LOC107222428 gene encoding tyrosine-protein phosphatase 10D isoform X3, translated to MKRPIVISRWSGIFLVLLAEVTYSTDLAIEIPGNLSQGDSWYRLDYSPAIGYPPPNTRISSDEIGDEIKFTNVLPGTKYEFWLYYSNSTLNDWLTWTASITTAPDPPSNLTVTVRNGKSATVSWAPPAQGNYSGFRLRVQSFSDTSSPKTSLVPADVATYTFQDLIPGATYSLQLFTVLDANESVAYTSRNFTTKPNTPGKFIVWFRNETTLLVLWQPPYPAGIYTHYKVSIDPPDAIESVLYVEKEGEPPGPAQAAFKGLVPGRAYNISVQTVSEDETSAPTTAQYRTVPLRPLNVTFDRRYLTPTSFRVLWDSQNGTSEFDKYQVSLATRRQTPVTRSRDDERWLDFKDLEPGKTYQVIVKTVSGKVTSWPATGDITLEPLPVRDLRAVTDEQTGMVEVSWTPNNASTQDSYKLSYDEVERLTGDTTSLTVDKTKVKVTLDALLPGRNYSISVQAMSNKAESVESVIYQVTRPASPIIEDLKSIEKGLNISWKSDVNSRQEKFEVTHNRNDTGESTTTSTIESHIDLKDLFPGAGYEIRVVAISHGLRSEPHVHFQAVLPHPPKNLSIEKVRRNGVVVRWEAPTDSMFTEFAIRYQTEDDTTWHDVASLSNTEAEIDDMTPGERYIIRVNTVSFGIESLDSLQVNQTIQPNPVLNITLTSDSTNVTLEWPRPEGRIETYVIRWWLVNDSDSIRTKNVTESTVSAAAAASGPKEGVQLRKELIGELTPGMEYSFSVYTVSYNLVSDVTNLTTRTMPLIQSEVVVVIDQDYPDSLTLLYTPTPVQSSRFDLYRFSISDSNNTIKEKMVNDTENKVTFSGLTPGKLYNVTAWTVSDNVESQPLLRQDRLFPERVTRIHAVNINDTRITLEWDVPRGEYDAFEVQYISTDESLEESLIQNVTNRNSITINNLRPHRNYTFTLVVISGTESTFLRKSSPVSASFTTSESYPGKVEVFQPSNVSPSDITFEWSLPSQDQNGVIRKFSITYGLEGSTHTQVKDFKPTELQGVIKSLIPGKTYIFRIQAETRIGFGPEVVWKQKMPILAPPKPPTQVVPSEVCRSSTTIQIRFRKNYFSEQNGAVTSYTIIVAEDDSKNASGLEMPSWKDVQGYSIWPPYQVMEPYYPFKNGSVEDFTIGGENCDGKTGYCNGPLKSGSTYKVKVRAFTAPDKFTDTSYSFPIQTDKDNTAIIVGVTVPIVLLLTFLGLGLIIRRRRSQGRKTTETRVTDDLSLPGSVIEISRPIRVENFADHYRMMSADSDFRFSEEFEELKHVGRDQPCTAADLPCNRPKNRFTNILPYDHSRFKLQPVDDEEGSDYINANYVPGHNSPREFIVTQGPLHSTRGDFWRMVWESNSQAIVMLTRCIEKGREKCDRYFPEDTLPAYYDEICVTMLNEWQYPDWRIRNFMLCKGKVEREIQHFHFMTWPDFGVPSPPQTLARFVRAFRERVGPDQRPIVVHCSAGVGRSGTFITLDRILQQILVSDYVDIFGIVCAMRKERVWMVQTEQQYICIHQCLLAVLEGQDNIGPIREIHDNQGFEGKNRSSVENSKNPAEAEKER
- the LOC107222428 gene encoding tyrosine-protein phosphatase 10D isoform X2, translating into MKRPIVISRWSGIFLVLLAEVTYSTDLAIEIPGNLSQGDSWYRLDYSPAIGYPPPNTRISSDEIGDEIKFTNVLPGTKYEFWLYYSNSTLNDWLTWTASITTAPDPPSNLTVTVRNGKSATVSWAPPAQGNYSGFRLRVQSFSDTSSPKTSLVPADVATYTFQDLIPGATYSLQLFTVLDANESVAYTSRNFTTKPNTPGKFIVWFRNETTLLVLWQPPYPAGIYTHYKVSIDPPDAIESVLYVEKEGEPPGPAQAAFKGLVPGRAYNISVQTVSEDETSAPTTAQYRTVPLRPLNVTFDRRYLTPTSFRVLWDSQNGTSEFDKYQVSLATRRQTPVTRSRDDERWLDFKDLEPGKTYQVIVKTVSGKVTSWPATGDITLEPLPVRDLRAVTDEQTGMVEVSWTPNNASTQDSYKLSYDEVERLTGDTTSLTVDKTKVTLDALLPGRNYSISVQAMSNKAESVESVIYQVTRPASPIIEDLKSIEKGLNISWKSDVNSRQEKFEVTHNRNDTGESTTTSTIESHIDLKDLFPGAGYEIRVVAISHGLRSEPHVHFQAVLPHPPKNLSIEKVRRNGVVVRWEAPTDSMFTEFAIRYQTEDDTTWHDVASLSNTEAEIDDMTPGERYIIRVNTVSFGIESLDSLQVNQTIQPNPVLNITLTSDSTNVTLEWPRPEGRIETYVIRWWLVNDSDSIRTKNVTESTVSAAAAASGPKEGVQLRKELIGELTPGMEYSFSVYTVSYNLVSDVTNLTTRTMPLIQSEVVVVIDQDYPDSLTLLYTPTPVQSSRFDLYRFSISDSNNTIKEKMVNDTENKVTFSGLTPGKLYNVTAWTVSDNVESQPLLRQDRLFPERVTRIHAVNINDTRITLEWDVPRGEYDAFEVQYISTDESLEESLIQNVTNRNSITINNLRPHRNYTFTLVVISGTESTFLRKSSPVSASFTTSESYPGKVEVFQPSNVSPSDITFEWSLPSQDQNGVIRKFSITYGLEGSTHTQVKDFKPTELQGVIKSLIPGKTYIFRIQAETRIGFGPEVVWKQKMPILAPPKPPTQVVPSEVCRSSTTIQIRFRKNYFSEQNGAVTSYTIIVAEDDSKNASGLEMPSWKDVQGYSIWPPYQVMEPYYPFKNGSVEDFTIGGENCDGKTGYCNGPLKSGSTYKVKVRAFTAPDKFTDTSYSFPIQTGLLVADKDNTAIIVGVTVPIVLLLTFLGLGLIIRRRRSQGRKTTETRVTDDLSLPGSVIEISRPIRVENFADHYRMMSADSDFRFSEEFEELKHVGRDQPCTAADLPCNRPKNRFTNILPYDHSRFKLQPVDDEEGSDYINANYVPGHNSPREFIVTQGPLHSTRGDFWRMVWESNSQAIVMLTRCIEKGREKCDRYFPEDTLPAYYDEICVTMLNEWQYPDWRIRNFMLCKGKVEREIQHFHFMTWPDFGVPSPPQTLARFVRAFRERVGPDQRPIVVHCSAGVGRSGTFITLDRILQQILVSDYVDIFGIVCAMRKERVWMVQTEQQYICIHQCLLAVLEGQDNIGPIREIHDNQGFEGKNRSSVENSKNPAEAEKER
- the LOC107222428 gene encoding tyrosine-protein phosphatase 10D isoform X1 codes for the protein MKRPIVISRWSGIFLVLLAEVTYSTDLAIEIPGNLSQGDSWYRLDYSPAIGYPPPNTRISSDEIGDEIKFTNVLPGTKYEFWLYYSNSTLNDWLTWTASITTAPDPPSNLTVTVRNGKSATVSWAPPAQGNYSGFRLRVQSFSDTSSPKTSLVPADVATYTFQDLIPGATYSLQLFTVLDANESVAYTSRNFTTKPNTPGKFIVWFRNETTLLVLWQPPYPAGIYTHYKVSIDPPDAIESVLYVEKEGEPPGPAQAAFKGLVPGRAYNISVQTVSEDETSAPTTAQYRTVPLRPLNVTFDRRYLTPTSFRVLWDSQNGTSEFDKYQVSLATRRQTPVTRSRDDERWLDFKDLEPGKTYQVIVKTVSGKVTSWPATGDITLEPLPVRDLRAVTDEQTGMVEVSWTPNNASTQDSYKLSYDEVERLTGDTTSLTVDKTKVKVTLDALLPGRNYSISVQAMSNKAESVESVIYQVTRPASPIIEDLKSIEKGLNISWKSDVNSRQEKFEVTHNRNDTGESTTTSTIESHIDLKDLFPGAGYEIRVVAISHGLRSEPHVHFQAVLPHPPKNLSIEKVRRNGVVVRWEAPTDSMFTEFAIRYQTEDDTTWHDVASLSNTEAEIDDMTPGERYIIRVNTVSFGIESLDSLQVNQTIQPNPVLNITLTSDSTNVTLEWPRPEGRIETYVIRWWLVNDSDSIRTKNVTESTVSAAAAASGPKEGVQLRKELIGELTPGMEYSFSVYTVSYNLVSDVTNLTTRTMPLIQSEVVVVIDQDYPDSLTLLYTPTPVQSSRFDLYRFSISDSNNTIKEKMVNDTENKVTFSGLTPGKLYNVTAWTVSDNVESQPLLRQDRLFPERVTRIHAVNINDTRITLEWDVPRGEYDAFEVQYISTDESLEESLIQNVTNRNSITINNLRPHRNYTFTLVVISGTESTFLRKSSPVSASFTTSESYPGKVEVFQPSNVSPSDITFEWSLPSQDQNGVIRKFSITYGLEGSTHTQVKDFKPTELQGVIKSLIPGKTYIFRIQAETRIGFGPEVVWKQKMPILAPPKPPTQVVPSEVCRSSTTIQIRFRKNYFSEQNGAVTSYTIIVAEDDSKNASGLEMPSWKDVQGYSIWPPYQVMEPYYPFKNGSVEDFTIGGENCDGKTGYCNGPLKSGSTYKVKVRAFTAPDKFTDTSYSFPIQTGLLVADKDNTAIIVGVTVPIVLLLTFLGLGLIIRRRRSQGRKTTETRVTDDLSLPGSVIEISRPIRVENFADHYRMMSADSDFRFSEEFEELKHVGRDQPCTAADLPCNRPKNRFTNILPYDHSRFKLQPVDDEEGSDYINANYVPGHNSPREFIVTQGPLHSTRGDFWRMVWESNSQAIVMLTRCIEKGREKCDRYFPEDTLPAYYDEICVTMLNEWQYPDWRIRNFMLCKGKVEREIQHFHFMTWPDFGVPSPPQTLARFVRAFRERVGPDQRPIVVHCSAGVGRSGTFITLDRILQQILVSDYVDIFGIVCAMRKERVWMVQTEQQYICIHQCLLAVLEGQDNIGPIREIHDNQGFEGKNRSSVENSKNPAEAEKER